A genomic region of Trifolium pratense cultivar HEN17-A07 linkage group LG3, ARS_RC_1.1, whole genome shotgun sequence contains the following coding sequences:
- the LOC123917555 gene encoding anthocyanin 5-aromatic acyltransferase-like → MSTPPFTLKVLEHCKVTPQLNTISTISSLPLTFLDIPWLLFSPSQPLFFYDFPHSISYFTTTIVPKLKESLSLTLQHYFPFAGTFVPSLDVTEPCLKFTLNNSVSFIVAESNSEFKHLCSNHSRDVNEFHPLVPNLQQINSFEVKEFPLLAIQITSFPNSGFSIGLAFHHVVADGRTIHNFIKTWSYCSSSISEASSSLKSLPFYDRRVIIDPKGLREVFLKDWRKRRLVLNEKVRKEVKVDLANMTRATFIMSASQMEKIKNFIIESCKEKKKSQPLHLSSYVLTSAFFWVCYLKTQQEFVNENVIHEDVTHFGFIAGGITRLDFEVPKNYFGNCVGFGKVSLRRNDLLGEDGVVIAAKEIGSTIKKLDASILGEGEKWILDWEMLHGSEEHVHITWSPKLKLYELNFGWGKPKKIEEISIDFTRGVSFLESRDFEGGIEIGLALTESKMDVFAFLFNKGLEALP, encoded by the coding sequence ATGTCCACCCCACCTTTCACATTGAAGGTTCTTGAGCATTGCAAAGTCACTCCCCAACTCAACACAATTTCAACAATCTCTTCCCTCCCACTAACATTCTTGGACATTCCTTGGCTTCTCTTCTCTCCAAGCCAACCTCTATTTTTCTATGACTTCCCTCACTCAATTTCTTATTTCACAACCACCATTGTCCCAAAACTTAAAGAATCACTTTCCCTCACACTTCAACATTACTTCCCATTTGCCGGTACTTTCGTTCCATCACTCGATGTAACCGAGCCATGCCTTAAATTTACTCTTAACAACTCAGTTTCATTCATAGTCGCAGAGTCAAATAGCGAATTTAAACACTTATGCTCTAATCACTCAAGAGATGTCAATGAATTCCATCCATTGGTACCAAATTTGcaacaaataaattcatttgaagTAAAAGAGTTTCCTTTGTTAGCTATTCAAATAACATCATTCCCGAATTCCGGCTTTTCTATTGGCCTAGCATTTCATCATGTTGTTGCCGATGGAAGAACCATCCATAATTTCATCAAAACATGGTCATATTGTTCGTCTTCTATCTCTGAAGCCTCTTCATCACTAAAATCGTTACCCTTTTACGATCGAAGAGTGATTATCGATCCAAAAGGACTTCGTGAAGTTTTCTTGAAAGATTGGAGAAAGAGAAGACTTGTACTCAATGAAAAAGTTAGAAAAGAAGTCAAAGTAGATTTGGCAAACATGACTAGAGCTACATTCATAATGAGTGCAAGTCAAatggagaaaataaaaaactttattattgaatcttgcaaagaaaagaaaaagtctcAACCTTTGCATTTATCTTCTTATGTGTTAACAAGTGCTTTCTTTTGGGTTTGTTATCTCAAAACTCAACAAGAGTTTGTGAATGAAAATGTGATTCATGAAGATGTTACACACTTTGGATTCATTGCTGGTGGAATAACAAGGTTAGATTTTGAAgtaccaaaaaattattttggtaaTTGTGTTGGATTTGGAAAGGTATCATTGAGAAGAAATGATTTACTAGGAGAAGATGGTGTTGTTATTGCAGCTAAAGAAATTGGAAGCACAATTAAGAAACTTGATGCATCAATTTTGGGAGAGGGTGAGAAGTGGATTTTGGATTGGGAAATGTTACATGGGTCAGAGGAACATGTTCATATAACATGGTCACCAAAATTGAAGCTTTATGAGTTGAATTTTGGATGGGGGAAGCCTAAGAAAATAGAGGAGATTTCAATTGATTTTACAAGAGGTGTTTCTTTTTTAGAGAGTAGAGATTTTGAAGGTGGAATTGAGATAGGGTTAGCTTTGACTGAGAGTAAAATGGATGTTTTTGCCTTTTTGTTTAACAAAGGACTTGAGGCTCTACCATGA